The genomic region TGGCGTTGCCGAACTTGTAGGAGCCGTTGCACTCGACCGTCGTGTTCTGGTCGATGAGCCCCTCCTCAAGCCCCGCGATGGCGGTGATGATCTTGAAGGTGGAGCCCGGGGGATACATCCCCTTGAGCGCCTTGTTTTCCAGAGGGTGCCGCTCGTCCTCCAGGTACTTTTTCCAGACGTCGGGGGGCATGCGCCCGGTGAAAAGCGCAGGATCGTAGTCCGGATTGGAACTGAAGGCGAGGATCTCGCCGGTGTTGACGTCCATGGCCACGACAGCCCCGGCCATGTCGCCCATGGCCTCCTCGGCGGCCTTCTGCAGGTTCAGGTCCACGGTAAGCACCACGGTGTTGCCGACGCTGGAGCCGGTCTCGGCCACGGTGCGCAGGAAGCGTCCGCGGGCGTCCACCTCTATCTGTCGCCCGCCGTCGGTGCCGTGCAGGTACGACTCCCAGGCCCTCTCTATGCCGCTTTTGCCTATGTAGTCCCCGGCGTTGTACTCCTGGTACTTTTCCGAGGTCAGCTCCTCCTCGTTCACCTCGCCCAGGTACCCCAAAAGGTGCGAGGCGAGCGTGCCGTTGGCGTAGGCGCGGATCGGCTTCATCTCGATGTTCACCCCGGACAGTGAGAGCCGGTTCTCCTCGAGGAACTCCATCTGGTCACGCGTGATCCCGGAGGCGACCACCAGGGGGTAGTATTTGGCCCTCCCCTGCCCCTTGTTCCACTTGGTCTCGATCTCGTTGCGGTCGAGGTTCAGGTAACGCGCCAGGTTGTCGATCAACTGCTCCTTGTCCTTCACGTCCTGGGGGATGACGGCGACGGAGAAGGAGGGGGTGTTGGAGACCAGCACCTTGCCGTTTCTGTCGAGGATGGCGCCTCGCGGAGCGGCTACCGGGACGAAACGGAGCCGGTTGTTCTCGGACTGGTTGATCAGGTCGTCGGCGTTCACCACCTGCAGGTACCAAAGCCGGGACAAAAGCAGGAAGAAGATGGCGAAGGCGCCGAAGGAGAGGCCTATGATGCGGCGGCCGCCCCCGTCGTCGTCGGGCAGTATGTTGTGCTTCATCGCGCCTCCTCCACCGGAAGCCTCACGCCGGAAAACAGCGAGGCGATCAGCGCGTTGATCAGCGCCTGGGGTATCAGGGCCGGCAGCAGAGAAGCGTAAACCCCTTGCGATACTGAAAATATGGTAAGCATGAGCAGGTTCAAGGCGGCGCTGAACAGGGTGGCAGCAATAACCACCAGCACGAAGAGCGCCCGGTTGTCGGTGTACAGCCTGTCGGCCAGTTCGGACAAAAGGAGATAGATGCAGAGATAGGAGAAGGCGTGCAGCCCGAGGTACATGCCGCTGAAGCTGTCCTGGAGCAGTCCAAGCGCGAAGGCGGCAAGCCCAGCCAGGCGGTGTGGCGCCTTGAGCCCCAGGTAGACCACGAGGATGATGATCAGGTTGGGCTGGAAGGGATCCAGAAGGTACCTGGGAAGGAGCGTCATCTGGAGCAGGCAGGCGGCCAGGACGATCCCGGTTATTTTAAAGTAGGCTATCAAAGCTCGTTACCCGTGCTTGTTGCAAACTATTGTTGTTGCTGGCGTACCAGCACCAGCATCTCTTCCAGCCTCCCGATGTTGACCGTGGGGCGGACTTCGATGGTCTGGAAGACGCCGTACTCCCCTTTCTTGACCATGGTGACCTCCCCGATGGGGAGCCCCTTGGGAAAGACGCCGCCGACGCCGGAGCTGATCACCGTGTCGCCTACTTTCACGTCCTCGTCCTTCACCGTGAATTCCAGCGAGCAGCGCCCCCCGCCCGCGCCGCGCACGATCCCTCTGGCCCGCGAGCGCTGGACCACGGCGGCGATGGCGCTGGCATGGTCGGTGAGCAGCAGCACGCGGGAGCTCTGGGGCGCGACCTTGATCACACGGCCGACGACGCCGCCTGCGGCCACCACCGGCATCCCCTCCACCAGGCCGTCATCGCTGCCGCGATTCACCACCAGCGTCTTGAACCAGGCCGAGCTGTCCTCGCCGATCACGGAGACCGCGATGGAGGGGATGGCGACGCTCTGCTTTAAATCGAGCATGGCCTTCAGCCTCAGGTTTTCCGCGATCGCCTCGTTGTTGGCGACTATCCTCTCGTTCAGCCGTTTGACGCTTCTTCTCAACTCTACGTTCTCGCGCCTTACCTCGATGAGATCGATGTAGTTGTTCCAGATATCCCCCACCCCGCCGCTCAAAAAGGCAGCAGAGCCGGCGATGGGAGCGGTCAGCGTCATAACGGCCCGCTCCACCGGGTTCGCGTGCTCCTTGTTCCTCAGGTTCAGCGCGTAGGTCAAAAACGCAGCCAAAAGGATGGCAGCGGTCAAAAGGAAGCGCCTGTAGCGGATTAGAAAGTTTTTCATCGGCCTCAAAAAAGGTTTAGGGGGCGCTGCGGCCCCCTATAACTGCGATCAAAGAGAAGCGGCCTCGCCGCTAATCGATCAGGTACGGCGACCCGGCTACTTCCTCGTAGCGGACCTCGTCCACCGGCTCGCGCTTCCCGTCTCCGGCGTAGAGCCGGTTGGGGGCGTTGAAGACGATGCCGTGCTCGGTCCCGACGTTGCGATAGGCATGCACCACTCCCGGCGGAACTATCATGGCCATCGGAGCATCGATGCCGGCGTAGATGATCTGCCTGACCCCGCAGCTCGGGGAATCGGGGCGCATGTCCCAGAGGTAGACCTTGAAGTTAGAAGGCCCCATGAAGCAGAAGTAGTCTGTCTGGTCGACGTGCTCGTGCGGCCCGCGGGTAATCCCCGGCTGGGTCATGGAGATGTAGGCCATGGCCGGGAGCACCTGCTGGTCCAGCTCGTCGCTGCGGAAAAGCTCGCAGAGCCACCCCCGTTCGTCCAGGAACTTACCCAGCGGCCTCAGCACCACGTCGTGGATGCGCCCTTTGGTGAAACTGGTTATGCCGTTCACGCCTTCTCCCCTCCCCCGCAGAGCGTGGTCTCGTTGTAGACTCGCAGCAAGTATTCGCGGTAAGAGGAGTTCGGAGTGGCTTCGATGACCTTGGCCATGGCAGCGCAGTCCAGGTACCCCATACGGAGCGCGATCTCCTCAAGGCAGCCGATCTTGAGCCCCTGCCGCGCCTCCAGGGTTCCGATGAAATGGGATGCCTCGAGCAGGCTTTGGTGGGTGCCGGTATCGAGCCAGGCGATGCCTCGCCCGAGCCTTTGCACAGAAAGTTCGCCCCGCTTCAGGTATTCCATGTTGACGTCGGTGATCTCCAGCTCCCCCCGCGCCGAGGGTTTCAGCCCCTTGGCGATCTGCGACACCTTGCCGTCGTAGAGGTACAGCCCCGGCACCGCGTAGTTCGACTTGGGAAACGCCGGCTTCTCCTCGATGCTGAGCACCCGGTCGTCGTGGTCGAACTCGACCACGCCGTAGCGTTCGGGGTCCTGCACGTAGTAACCGAAGATCCTGGCGCCGCCGTCGAAACCGGCGATCAGGCGGTCCAGCTCCATCTTGCCGTAGAAGATGTTGTCCCCAAGGATCAGGCAGACCGGTTCGCCCGCGATAAATTCTTCCCCGATGACAAACGCCTGCGCGATGCCGTTGGGCTCGGGCTGCACCGCATAGGAAAGACGGATCCCCCAGCGCGAGCCATCGCCCAGAAGAGCCTGGAAGCGGGGGGTGTCCTGCGGGGTGGAGATGATCAGCACGTCAGCGATCCCCGCCATCATCAGCGTCGCCAGCGGGTAGTAGATCATCGGCTTGTCGTAGACCGGCTGCAGCTGCTTGCTGGCTACCAGGGTCAGGGGGTAAAGCCTGCTCCCCGCGCCTCCGGCAAGGAGAATCCCCTTCTTGATTCCTTGTGGCATGATTGAACCTTTCAAATCTTCGATCACATTAACAAAAGCCCTTTTTTATCACACCGGCGCCCCCTGCGTCAAACCAATAAAGGGTTCGCTCAGAGGTTGCCGTCAAGTGAGGAGCTTCTCCTTCAGTTTCTCGTCGATGAAACTCTCTTCGATCGCCTCGCGCACCCATGACTCCGGGCAGCGTGAGAGGAGCGTCGCTGCCCCTTCGGCTACCGCCGGCACCTCGCTCCAGAGCGCGTTGCGCAGCGAACGGAGCCTGCGGGGGTCGGGCCTTTTGGCCGCCAGAAGCTCGCGGCACCCCTGGCAGATGAGCGCCAGGTTCGCCTCCATGGGTTCCTGGTCCGGCTGGTACTCCCAAAGACGCAACTCCTGGTCGCCTTCGCACCACTCGCAGCGAAACCCCGCCCTCTTGCTGACTGATTTCCCCAGCAGCTGCACCGCCGCCAGGTGGTCCTCATGTTCTTGCCGTCCCTTGGCCATGCCACCTCCGCTGCCGCTTCCGCAGCCCTGAATCCAACACGATCCAGCCACCGAGTCTAGCAGAATCACCAATGAGATCAATATATTTCTGCATCAGGCGCATGCCGGTGGCGGAGAGTTTTTTCTCTGGACAGCACGGGTCGCGAACAGGTACCCTTTTTCCTCATTTTCAAGCGACCCGCGCAGCGCGGGACAAGGAGAGAGGATGAAACTGCCGCAGCCGCTTTTCCAGGGGACCCTGATACGGCGCTACCAGCGCTTTCTGGCGGACGTCGAGCTGGAGGACGGAACAGTGGTCACCGCCCACACCCCCAACACCGGGAGCATGATGGGGTGCGCCTGCGCCGGCAACCGTGTCCTCCTTTCCAAAAGCGCGAGCCTCACCAGGAAATACCCTCACAGCTGGGAACTGGTGCAGGCCGACGGCGTCTGGATCGGCATCAACACCCAGCTCCCAAACCTGCTCGCCAAAGAGGCGATCCTCGACGGCACCATCGCCGAGCTCTCCGGATACCAGCAGATCCGCAGCGAGGTCCCCTACGGCACCGGGAGCCGTATCGACCTTCTGCTCTCCGGGGAGCGGGGGCTTTGCTACGTGGAAACCAAGAACGTCACCCTGGTAAAGGACGGGGTCGCCCTCTTCCCCGACGCGGTCAGCGAAAGGGGGCAAAAGCACCTGCGGGAGCTGATGAAGATGGTGCGCCAGGGACACAGGGCGGTGAACCTCTTCATCGTGCAGCGCGGCGACGGCTCGGCCCTTGCCCCGGCCGACGCCATCGACCCCGTCTACGGCAGGCTCTTGAGGGAAGCGGCACAAAAGGGGGTGGAACTCCTCGCTTACCGCGCCGAGGTGACCCGGACCGAGGTACGCCTGGAACGCTCGCTGCCGGTTGTACTCTAAACGGTTGACATCGCTTGCAAGGACGCTACAGTTATAGGCATTGTGCCGAGGGTCCAATGAGAATGCCCCGATGTACCATATACGCCAAGGAGAGCGGCGTCGAGATTTCCCCCAGCGAGAAGAAGCAGCAGGGTAAACCCGAGGAAGGAAGGGTCGCCTTCCGCTTTTTCAGGCTCGCAGCCGGCGCGCCGCAGATCAGGTTTGTGGCCGAGCCGTGGGAGGCGTTCGAGATCTCCAGAAGGATGAATCAGGTGCAACAGGAGGGGGGAAAGGAAACCCTCACCCACCGCTACGAGAGCGCCGAAGGCGAGACCGTCACCAGGCTTAGCGTCGAATGCTACCAAAGAAACGGCAAAAAGGGGTACGCCTTCTCGGTGCAGCGCGGCGAGGAGAGCATCAACGTGGCGGCTCCGGTCGGGGAGTTCCTCTTCGCGGCGGAGTTTCTGAAACAGCTCTCGGTGGCGCAGTCCTGGGTGGAGCAGGCGGCGCAAAGGCAGGAAACGGGGGCCAAGGCGCAAAAACAGGTGCAGTGACGAACCGGCCGCGGGGATAGCGAAGGGGGCGGCAAGAGCGGGACAGCGTGATAATCAAACCGAGCAAGACCCTATACCTCAGCATCGAGAGCAAGCTCTCCGACGTGGCCCTGGTGGGACACGCGGTGCGCGGCGTCTGCGCCTGCTCCCCACTTAAGGAAGAAGCCTACGGCGAGATGGAGGTCTGCGTCGTCGAGGCCCTCAACAACGCCATCACCCACGCCTACCGAAGGCAGGAGGGGTTCCGGGTCGACACGGCCATCACCCTGCACCACGACCGCATCTCATTCGCCGTCTCCGACAGCGGAAAGGCGATAGAGCAGTACGCCCCCAGGAGCCTTGAATTCGACCCCGAGGTGATCGGGTCCATCCCCGAGAATGGCATGGGGCTCTTCATCATCGAGACCATCATGGACGAGGTGAGCTACAGCTCAAAAAACGGCAGTAACACTCTCTCCTTCTGCAGGTACTTCACCCAGCCCCAGGCCTAGCGACTCTAGAAACTCCCCTACCCCAGCAGGTATTCGAAATCCTCGCGGCTGATGGCGTTGCCCCCCTCGTGCTCGGCCTCTTCCAAAAGCGCCCGGTACAGTTTCAATTTCCGCTTTTTGAGCTCCATCATCTTCTCCTCGATGCTGTGCCGCATCAGGAGCCTTGTGATGGTGACCTGACGCTGCTGCCCGATCCGGTGCGCGCGGTCGGAGGCCTGGCTCTCGACGGCAGGGTTCCACCAGGGGTCCAGGTGGAAGACGTAGGAGGCGCGGGTGAGGTTCAGGCCGCGCCCCCCCGCCTTGAGGCTCAACAGGAATACCCCCGGCTCGGGCGACTCCTGGAACCTCTGCACCATATCCTTCCTGCGCGCGACCGGGGTCGAGCCGTCGAGCCTGGAAAAGCCGATGCCGTGCTGGGAAAGCCCCTGCTCCACGATGTCCAGAAACGAGGTGAACTGCGAGAAGACCAGGACGCTGTGCCCCTCGGCGAAGAGCTCCTGCAGCTGGTCCACCAGGAAGTCGATCTTCGGGGAGCGGTCTGCGGCCTGCGGCAGGATGAGCTTGGAGCTCAGGCAGATCTGGCGCAGCTTCAAGATGGCGGTCAGGGCGATGATTCGGGCCTGCCCGGGGCTTCGCGAACTGTAGGCCTGCGCCACAGTTTCCCGCACCTGGGCCACGGTGCGGGCGTAGAGCGCCTTCTGCCTCGGGCTCATCTCCAGGTAGATGTCGGTCTCGACCTTCGGGGGGAGCTCGTCCGCGATCATGTCCTTAGACCTTCTCAGGATGAAGGGGTGGGTGCGCCGGACGAGCTTCTCCATGAACTCGCCCCCCTCCCGCCCCATCTCCTTGCGGAACTGCTCGTAGGGGCCCAAAAGCCCTGGAAGCGCCAGGTCCATGACCGAGAAGTACTCCCCCAGGTGGTTCTCAACCGGTGTCCCGGTGAGGGTGAGCTTGAACCTCCCGGTCAACCTGCGCACGGCGCCGGTAGTCTCCGCGTGGATGTTCTTAACCGACTGCGCCTCGTCGAAGACGATGACGTTGAACGGGATCTCCTTAAGCTGCTCGATGTCGCGCTGCACCACGCCGTAGCTGGTGAGCACAAGGTCCAAGCCGGAGAAGTCGGCGCTGCGCCCCTGCCCGCGGTAGACCCCGACTTTCAAAGCTGGGTAAAAGCGCATAAGCTCGCTCTCCCAGTTGAAGATGAGGGTCGGCGGGACCACCACCAGGTGCGGCGTCCCTTGCGCAAGCTCGCAGGGGATCTCCCCCTCGGCGATCCCGGCCAGAAGGGCGATGGCCTGGATGGTCTTTCCGAGCCCCATGTCGTCGGCTAGGCAGGCTCCGAAACGGTGCTCGTAGAGAAAGGCGAGCCAGCTGTACCCTTCCAGCTGGTAGTTCCTGAGCGTCGCCAGGAGCCTCGCCGGAGCCGGGCGCCTGGGGACGCTCTCGAAGCGGTTCAGGCTCTCGAAGATCCGTTCGTCCTCGGCAGACAGGAGCACCCGCACCCCGCTGCGCCTGAGCGTGATCCAGTCAAGGATCTGCAGGCGCGGCACGCGGACCACCTCACGTTTGGTCGCGGCGCCGAAGAGGGAGAGGGTGCTGCTGCTCAACTCGTCCAGTATCAGCATCTGGTTGCCGCGCCTGAATATCCCGCCCCCCTGGAGGGCGCGGACCAGTTCTGCATCGTCCACCGTCTCGCCGTCGCAGCTGATCTCAGGGCGCAGTTCGAACCAGTCGATGGTGGAGCGGGTCGCGTCCAGCGTGAAAGACCAGGAAACGGTCTGCAGCTCCTCCCCCCCGATGGAAAGCGAGAACCCCTCCCCGGCCAGAGCGTCGCAGAAGCGGGAAAGGCCCTTGATCAGCTCTTTTCGCTCCAGCGTCATTTCCCCGGGGTGCTCGGCCTGCCAGAAGATCTCGCAGCCGAAGAAGTCGCAGGCGATCTGCAACAGCCTGGCCTGCAGTCTCCCCTCCACCTCAACCGCCAGCCATTCCCCCTGCTGCGACAGTTGCAGCATCACACCCTGGGTGAGCGCCGCCTCGCAAAAGGAGGAAACGGCGGAGCGCGCCTCGGAGCGGACGCCGCGCTTGAAGAACTCAGGGGTGTCCAGCGCCTGCCGGACCACCCTCTCGCGTTCAGCGGGACTCCCGGCAGAAAGGGCATTGAAACAGGCCTTGATCACTGAGATAACACGTTTCTTCGCCTTGAGCGTCTGCGGGAGGCTGGCGCGCCCCTGGGCGCTGAAAAACCTGAAGGCAACGGGCGCCAGACCGAAGACCAGCCCGTCGGCAACCCCCTCGGCAGCGATCGGCGCCTGCTCGGCGAGCTCGCGGATGTCAAGGCGGTAGCGCGGTTGGACCAGCCTCGGAATCACCGGGGTACCGGCAACAGAAAAAGCGACGCCCCCCTTCCCCTGCCGCGGCTCGCCCAGGTCGAACTGCAGCGGGTTGAAGAGCCTGGCGGGGAAGCGGAAACCCTTGTCATCGCGGCAAGGCGCACCACCCGAAGCCGATTCGACCCGCGCGTAAAGCGACCGGTAGAAAACAAGACCCGCATCGTCCACCCGCTGCACCAGCCGGCGGCCAAGGTCGAAGTAGTACCCCTCGTGGACAAAGGAGCCGGGATCTGGCGCGGAACCATCCTCAAGCGACAGGCTCGCCGCGAGCTCCTCCCCGTCGAGGTCCAGCTGCAGCAAGAGGGCCCGCTGGGTTGAGGGGTCGTACCTGAGCGGGACCATCCCTTCTGGGGAGTCGAAAAGGACGGGGAACCTGCCACGAAAGCGGGTGAGGAACTCTTCGATGCAGCGGCCGCGCAAGGCGGAGGATTGCATGAGCCTCAAAAACTCGCGGATGGAGGGAGGAAGCGCGGCATCGAAAAGCGCCGCGGGAGCGAGGTCCTGGGTCAGGCGCAGCCGGGGGGATCCGAGTTCCAGGTCGAGGACCAGCGCGTAGCGCGCCTCACCCGATTGGGGATAACGCAGGTCGTCGCTTATCGGCGCAGGGACGACCAAAAGCTGGTTGCGGATCTGCTCCAGATAGTCCTGCGGGAGCTGCAGCATGGGGAAGGAGGCCGGCGCCAGCGCCTTTTTCAGCGTGGCGAGAGAGGCGACCAGGTGGGGGCAGCGTCCTCCGGGACTCCAGGCGCCGCAGTTGCAGGTGCTGGAAAAGTCCCCCTGGAGCAGGGTCAACGTTACCAGGCAGCTCCCGGCATCTGAGATCTCGACGGTGAGCACGGTGCCGTCCTCGCTCCAGGTGACCCGGGTGACCGGCCTCCTCTTGCAGAGCTCGAAGCCGTTGAAGAGGTGCACCTTGTCGGCGAGTGCGTATATGCCTGAGGCGGGCATCTGGAAAAGATGCCGCAGCAGGGGGTTCGACATTATTTCCATTGGATCTGCTCTCCCGCCAGGGGCTGCCGTAACGAACCGTTTAAGTTAGCAGAAAGCGCGCGCCAATACAACAACACCATGAGAGGCGAAAGCAAACGGGACTAATCTAGCGGCGCGTCGAGGAAATGCAGGGTCGAAAGGGGGGATAGTAAGGGACAGCGGGGACAAAAAATGGGGGATGGCATTAACCATCCCCCTAAAAAGGAGACCCTGGGTTTTTTACTCCGGGGTGTTAATAAAGAGCTATCGGAGCAGCCGGATAAAACTTTAATGATTTTTTTTAAGCACCCTTTCCTAACGCAAAGCGGTCGATGATGAAGCGCGCTATGCTGCGGGGAGCCGGGAGGGAGTCGGGCATGCGTTCGCGGCTGAACCAGCCCGCGTCCTCCAGTTCGTCCCCGTCCACGTCGATCTCGCCCGAGCGGTAGCTCGCCACGAAGCCCGCCATAAGCTGGCTGGGGAAAGGCCAGTTCTGGCTGCCGATGTAGCGGATGTCCCCTACGGTCAAGCCGGTTTCCTCCTTGACCTCCCTGACCACGCACTCCTCGAGGGACTCGCCGAAGTCGACGAAGCCGGCAACGAGGCTGAAGCGCCCGGCGACCCACTCGGGCTTGCGCACCAGTAGGAACTCGTCGCCGCGCTGGACCAGGACGATGATGCAGGGGTGGATATGGGGATAGTGCTCGTGGCCGCAGCCGGCGCAGCGCTTGCCCCAGGTGGGGAGGATGCGCTCCATCTCGCCGCTTCCGCAACGCGAGCAGTGGCGGCTTAGCTTTTCCCAGTAGAGGATCTGGCGGGCGAGCCCGTAGAGCGTGGCGAGGTCGTCAGGAAGCGCGGTCCAGTGCGCCGCGCGCAGCCCCTCAGGAAGAACCTGCGACTTGGGCAGGGTGTAGACCCGGACCGGCTCGCCGTCCCAGGTTCCGAAGAGAAGCGGCGCCCCGTCGGCGGCAAGCTCTGCCGGAAGCTCGCCGCGGTAGAGAGCTTCGCCGTCCAGCACCAGGTTCTCCCCCTGGAGCAGCACCAGGTGGCCAGGGCCGGCATAGGCGTCGCCGTTGGGCTTTATCTGTGTGAAGCGCGATTTGATGATCTCAGCGTTGAAGGGAAGGTTGACCGTATCGGGGTAAGACATGTGGCAACTCCTGGTACAGAAGGTCTCTTTGCAGTGCCAGGCATAATACAGGAACGGCTGCCGGAAGCAACGGGTTTCATTGCCGTTGCGCCCCCCTTTTGGCTTGCATTGCCTTCGCCCAGTATGCTAATTTTTCACGGTTTGGCAGCTATTTCTCCTTCAGGAGCAGAGATTGGAACAAGTAAGAAGATTGCCGGCAGAATGGGAACCGCAGGACGGGGTGCTCCTCGCCTGGCCGCACGAAAACAGCGACTGGGCGCCGTACCTCGACGCGGTGGAGCCGGTTTTCGCACAGATAGTGACCGCGATCAGCCGTTTCGAGACCGCCGTCGTGGCGGCCGCCGATCCGGACCTGGTACGCGAGAAGCTCGCCGCCTGCGGCGCGAACCTGGAGAAGGTCAGAATCAACCAGGTCGACACCAACGACACCTGGGCCCGCGACTTCGGCCCCATCACGGTCGAGGAAGACGGCGCACCGAGGCTCCTCAATTTCGGCTTCAATGGCTGGGGTCTCAAGTTCCCCTCGGACCTGGACAACAGGATCAACAAGCGGCTCCAGGCCCTGGGGGTATGGGGCGCACCGCTCGACACGGTGGGACTCATCCTCGAAGGGGGGAGCATCGAGAGCGACGGGGAAGGCACCATCCTAAGCACCGAAGAGTGCCTGATGAACGACAACCGCAACCCGCACCTGACCCGGATCGAGCTGGAGGAGGAACTGCACGGGCTCTTCGGTAGCGACCGCTTCCTGTGGCTTGCCAACGGCTACCTTGCCGGCGACGACACCGACTCGCACGTGGACACGCTGGCCCGGCTCTGCCCGGAGAACACCATCGCCTACATCCGCTGCGATGACCCCGAAGACGAGCACTACCAGGCGCTCGCAGCGATGGAGCAGGAGATCCTCTCCTTCCGGACCCGCGACGGCCGCCCCTACCGCGCCATCCCCCTCCCCTGGCCCGCCGCCAGGTTCGACGAGGACGGGGAGCGCCTGCCTGCTACCTACGCCAACTTCCTGGTGATAAACGGCGCGGTCTTGGTGCCGACCTACCAGGACCGATACGACGCCGCCGCACTTGCCGCCATAGGTGAAGCTTTCCCGGGGCGCGAGATCGTCGGCATCGACTGTCTGCCGCTCATCCTGCAGCACGGCTCGCTGCACTGCGTCACCATGCAGCTCCCCAAGGGAACCCTGAAAAGATAGAGGGAGATTTACATGCAAAAACTGAAAGTCGCGCTGGTCCAGCAGGCGCTCCGCCCAGACCGCGAGAAGATGATAGCCGCAACCTCCGCCTCGATCCGCGAGGCCGCAGCCAAGGGGGCCAAACTGGTCCTTTTGCAGGAGCTCCACACCGGCAGTTACTTCTGCCAGACCGAGGATACCGCCTGCTTCGACCTCGCCGAGTCGATCCCCGGCCCCTCCACCGAGCATTTCGGGGCACTGGCCCGCGAGCTCGGCGTGGTGATCGTCACCTCACTCTTCGAGAAACGGGCCCCCGGCCTCTACCACAACACCGCGGTGGTGATCGAGAAGGACGGGAGCATCGCCGGGAAGTACCGCAAGATGCACATCCCCGACGACCCTGCGTTCTACGAGAAGTTCTACTTCACCCCCGGCGATCTCGGCTTCGAACCGATCCAGACCTCGGTGGGGAAACTCGGCGTCCTGGTCTGCTGGGACCAGTGGTACCCCGAAGCGGCGAGGCTCATGGCTTTAGCCGGGGCGGATCTCCTCATCTACCCCACCGCCATCGGCTGGGACCCCAGGGACGAAGAGGCCGAGCAAAAAAGGCAGCTCGACGCCTGGGTCACCATCCAGCGCTCCCATGCCGTCGCCAACGGCATCCCCGTTGTGAGCGTGAACCGGGTCGGTTTCGAGGAGGATCCAAGCGGCGCCGGCGCCGGGATCAAGTTCTGGGGCTCCAGCTTCGCCGCAGGCCCCCAAGGGGAACTCCTTGTGCGGGGAGGAGAAGAGGAAGAGCTTCTGGTCGTAGAACTGGACCTGCGCCGCAGCGAGGACGTGCGCCGCATCTGGCCCTTCCTGCGCGACAGGAGGATCGACGCCTATCAGGATCTGGTCAAGCGCTACCGGGATTAACGGCGCCAAGAACTTACAAACCAAAAGGCGGAACACAGAGGTCGAAGAGGTCCACGGAGGTCCCAGAGGTGAAGCGAAACCTTGCAACAAACAAACGCTTTGCAGGAATAGGCGATCCCCGTCATCCATGTCTGATGTTGGTGAGTGCCTTTGCTTTTCCCAGACTAAACCTCAGCGCCCTCAGTGAACCTCCGAGAACTCTGTGTTCCGCCTAGGTTTAGGTTTGGTGAAAGCCTTTGACTTCATTACAGGAGTGACCTTGTCCTCTCCGGCGAACCTCACCCAAAAACTTCTCGACACCTTCTCCTCCTGCACCCCCGAGGAGAGGACCCTGCTGCAACTCCTTTCCGTGCTCTACGCGCCCCTATCCAAAAACGTCCTTCTCAACGTGCTCCGGCGCATGGGCGCCCCCGCCCCCGGAGAGCGCTCCTACACCGGATTGGTGCTGGCGGAAGTGCTGGAAAAGCTCGCTCATAAAAAGCTCGTGGTCCAGGGAAAAGACGGCATCCGCTGCGACATCCATATCACGCACGCCGCCACCCTGAGCGCCGTCGCCGACGGGGCCTTCCCGCAGATGGTCTCGGCGATCCACGTAGAGATCCCGATGGAGACCGACTGGGGGAGCAGCTATTATCGCACCCAGCTGCACG from Citrifermentans bremense harbors:
- the nudC gene encoding NAD(+) diphosphatase; its protein translation is MSYPDTVNLPFNAEIIKSRFTQIKPNGDAYAGPGHLVLLQGENLVLDGEALYRGELPAELAADGAPLLFGTWDGEPVRVYTLPKSQVLPEGLRAAHWTALPDDLATLYGLARQILYWEKLSRHCSRCGSGEMERILPTWGKRCAGCGHEHYPHIHPCIIVLVQRGDEFLLVRKPEWVAGRFSLVAGFVDFGESLEECVVREVKEETGLTVGDIRYIGSQNWPFPSQLMAGFVASYRSGEIDVDGDELEDAGWFSRERMPDSLPAPRSIARFIIDRFALGKGA
- a CDS encoding agmatine deiminase family protein; this encodes MEQVRRLPAEWEPQDGVLLAWPHENSDWAPYLDAVEPVFAQIVTAISRFETAVVAAADPDLVREKLAACGANLEKVRINQVDTNDTWARDFGPITVEEDGAPRLLNFGFNGWGLKFPSDLDNRINKRLQALGVWGAPLDTVGLILEGGSIESDGEGTILSTEECLMNDNRNPHLTRIELEEELHGLFGSDRFLWLANGYLAGDDTDSHVDTLARLCPENTIAYIRCDDPEDEHYQALAAMEQEILSFRTRDGRPYRAIPLPWPAARFDEDGERLPATYANFLVINGAVLVPTYQDRYDAAALAAIGEAFPGREIVGIDCLPLILQHGSLHCVTMQLPKGTLKR
- a CDS encoding carbon-nitrogen hydrolase, with the translated sequence MQKLKVALVQQALRPDREKMIAATSASIREAAAKGAKLVLLQELHTGSYFCQTEDTACFDLAESIPGPSTEHFGALARELGVVIVTSLFEKRAPGLYHNTAVVIEKDGSIAGKYRKMHIPDDPAFYEKFYFTPGDLGFEPIQTSVGKLGVLVCWDQWYPEAARLMALAGADLLIYPTAIGWDPRDEEAEQKRQLDAWVTIQRSHAVANGIPVVSVNRVGFEEDPSGAGAGIKFWGSSFAAGPQGELLVRGGEEEELLVVELDLRRSEDVRRIWPFLRDRRIDAYQDLVKRYRD
- a CDS encoding DEAD/DEAH box helicase, whose product is MEIMSNPLLRHLFQMPASGIYALADKVHLFNGFELCKRRPVTRVTWSEDGTVLTVEISDAGSCLVTLTLLQGDFSSTCNCGAWSPGGRCPHLVASLATLKKALAPASFPMLQLPQDYLEQIRNQLLVVPAPISDDLRYPQSGEARYALVLDLELGSPRLRLTQDLAPAALFDAALPPSIREFLRLMQSSALRGRCIEEFLTRFRGRFPVLFDSPEGMVPLRYDPSTQRALLLQLDLDGEELAASLSLEDGSAPDPGSFVHEGYYFDLGRRLVQRVDDAGLVFYRSLYARVESASGGAPCRDDKGFRFPARLFNPLQFDLGEPRQGKGGVAFSVAGTPVIPRLVQPRYRLDIRELAEQAPIAAEGVADGLVFGLAPVAFRFFSAQGRASLPQTLKAKKRVISVIKACFNALSAGSPAERERVVRQALDTPEFFKRGVRSEARSAVSSFCEAALTQGVMLQLSQQGEWLAVEVEGRLQARLLQIACDFFGCEIFWQAEHPGEMTLERKELIKGLSRFCDALAGEGFSLSIGGEELQTVSWSFTLDATRSTIDWFELRPEISCDGETVDDAELVRALQGGGIFRRGNQMLILDELSSSTLSLFGAATKREVVRVPRLQILDWITLRRSGVRVLLSAEDERIFESLNRFESVPRRPAPARLLATLRNYQLEGYSWLAFLYEHRFGACLADDMGLGKTIQAIALLAGIAEGEIPCELAQGTPHLVVVPPTLIFNWESELMRFYPALKVGVYRGQGRSADFSGLDLVLTSYGVVQRDIEQLKEIPFNVIVFDEAQSVKNIHAETTGAVRRLTGRFKLTLTGTPVENHLGEYFSVMDLALPGLLGPYEQFRKEMGREGGEFMEKLVRRTHPFILRRSKDMIADELPPKVETDIYLEMSPRQKALYARTVAQVRETVAQAYSSRSPGQARIIALTAILKLRQICLSSKLILPQAADRSPKIDFLVDQLQELFAEGHSVLVFSQFTSFLDIVEQGLSQHGIGFSRLDGSTPVARRKDMVQRFQESPEPGVFLLSLKAGGRGLNLTRASYVFHLDPWWNPAVESQASDRAHRIGQQRQVTITRLLMRHSIEEKMMELKKRKLKLYRALLEEAEHEGGNAISREDFEYLLG